The Nitrospirota bacterium genome segment TAAATATAAACAACCCTACTCTGACAGCCAATCCCTTAAGAAATTTATAGAGAAGCTGCGGGAGAAGAATCAGTCTCCTGATCAGCAAAAGGAAGCTGTTCAGGCTGTGTCGGTTTATTATGACATGCTGGAGGCAAGTGATTCTGTGAGGCAGTTACGACCCGACAATCAGACCACCCCTCACCCCAACCCTCTCCCCATGAGGGACGAGGGAAAGATAGGGGATGAATGGAAGAAGGCGCATTTGTTGACGGCCTGCTGGAAAAGAAATATAAGGATTGCGGCAAGGAACTCATTTGGCAGTGGTTTTTCCCGGCAAAATCGCTGACCTTCGTGCCTAATGAAAAGGGGTACAGAAGATACCATCTATACGAGACCCATGTTCAGAGGGCGATTAAGGATGCAGTCAGAAAGGCGGATATTATGAAGAGGGTATCGTCCCATACCTTCCGCCACAGCTTTGCCACTCACCTGCTGCAGGCGAATTACGATATACGCACAATTCAGGAATTACTCGGGCACAGCGATGTCAGGACAACAATGGTCTACACGCATACCATCAAGAGCAGCACCCTGAAAGAGGCAAAGAGCCCACTTGATTTTTAAATAGTTTTGACACCCATCTCCTTAAAAACTGCTATGATATAAGAACGATTCAGGAACTCCTTGGCCACAAAAATCTCCAGACAACAATGATCTATACCCATGTGGCTACAAAGAATATTCTTGGTGTAAACCCCGTTAGAAGACTCCGCCTTCTAACGGGAAGGCTCACACGGGGCATTAACCCCGTGTTCGCTCAAAAAGGAAAATTATTTTCATCCCTGCTGCAAGCAGCGGGGCATTCTAACGGGGTAAAGAGCCCGCTCGACAGATAAATGGAGATTTCTATCTCTATTTTTAGAGATTATAAAGTCATACAGGGAAAGAATGTGGTATAATACTCTGAGTGGTATAATACTCTGATATGAATGGTGAAATGCCTGTTATATTAATTGTTGATGATGAAGAGGCTGTAAGGGAATCGCTCCAGTTAATCCTTGAAGATAGATATACAACATTAACCGCTACAAATGGAAAGGAGGCTATAGAGCTTATCGAGAAAAATGATGTGGATATTATTCTTCTTGACCTCTCGATGCCTGTGATGGATGGTAGAGAGGTTCTCAATAGACTCAAAGATATTGCTCCTGATATTGATGTTGTGGTGGTCACTGCTATAAATAGTATTAAGGAAGCAGTAGCATGTATCAGGCATGGTGCATATGATTATATTAGCAAACCCTTTGAATCCGATGAGATACTCTCTGTTGTCAGTCGTATTATTGAAAAACAGCGATTAAAAAATGAAGTGGAATATCTTCGCTCTGAGATAGAAAGGATATGGGGCTTCGGTGACATAATAACCAGAAACCAAAAAATGTTAGAGATATTTAGGATAATCAAGAATGTAGCCTCAGCATCTACGAGTATATTAATTTCAGGAGAGAGCGGAACAGGCAAAGAGCTTATTGCAAGATGCATACATAAAGAAAGCCCGAGATGTAAAGAGCCATTTGTAGCCGTAAACTGTGCAGCCATTCCCTCTGAACTTATGGAGAGTGAATTTTTTGGTCATGAGAAAGGTGCATTTACAGGTGCATATACGAAGATGATAGGTAAGTTTGAATATGCAAATGGTGGGACAATA includes the following:
- a CDS encoding tyrosine-type recombinase/integrase, with protein sequence MEEGAFVDGLLEKKYKDCGKELIWQWFFPAKSLTFVPNEKGYRRYHLYETHVQRAIKDAVRKADIMKRVSSHTFRHSFATHLLQANYDIRTIQELLGHSDVRTTMVYTHTIKSSTLKEAKSPLDF
- a CDS encoding sigma-54 dependent transcriptional regulator, which codes for MNGEMPVILIVDDEEAVRESLQLILEDRYTTLTATNGKEAIELIEKNDVDIILLDLSMPVMDGREVLNRLKDIAPDIDVVVVTAINSIKEAVACIRHGAYDYISKPFESDEILSVVSRIIEKQRLKNEVEYLRSEIERIWGFGDIITRNQKMLEIFRIIKNVASASTSILISGESGTGKELIARCIHKESPRCKEPFVAVNCAAIPSELMESEFFGHEKGAFTGAYTKMIGKFEYANGGTIFLDEISSLRLDLQAKLLRVLQDMEITRIGSLKPIKVDVRLITAT